The stretch of DNA ccaaaaatatctcaaaattataaaaaatttaagaaaaattggtCGATGAGGCCTGTTGGCATGCCCGAGGTCCACACTGGGCCCAACGGTGTAGTGGTAGCCACGAGCTGCGTGCGCTCGCTTGCCTACACGGGCCCGCGCCCTCCACGCTCTTGCTGTGCATCCGGTTGCCCCCTGTTGGCCCCGACTGCTACCATTTCCCACTCTCGCGCCGTTTCGCattttcttttgacttttcaacctccaaacattccaaaatttaatattaccCATTCATCCACAAAAATACACTAAATGTCTATCCATTAGATGTCATGGTTACATCCACAATATTTATACAACAAtctcataaaaatataacaaaaatttcatcatCATGATTTGCAAATCCTTAAGCCTCCATGACTCCCTTTCCCGTGAGACTTGCAAATCTACAAAGTGAGGATAAAAGTATCATGAGCTACAATGCTTAGTAAGGATGCAATGCAAATGTAAATATTCCATAGATTAAAAATGTAAAGCCAAGTACACGTAATTGTGGCTCAGTCTCTtttccctcacaacccaccttggtttgaggcatcaacctaccttTTCCTATTATGTCCCTTACAACCCACATGGCCATTGGTCTCACGTACATAATGGAGCATGTCAACTTATAACATAATGAAATCTATCCTACATACTTACAAagcttgcaaggccacctcccatggggccattcCTTATCTTTTGGTGCTCCTTGGACTTGAAATGGTCCTCCTGGCCTCCAATCCTCTTACTTTAAACTCTCTTATTGAAAGAAAACCTTAGGAGAACAAAGAAGCTAAGCCActtttttaagagaaataaagaaaagaaaactttACACACAATTACAAGGAAGAGTTCTTAccttttcttcctccttctttctttttctcttttctttccttctttcctttcttgtttcCTCTCAATTTTTCCCCTTCATGTTGGAAAACTTCTTCCAATTCctctattcaaattttctttttatatctcTCAATTCCAAGATCcaatcctagccattggatttaaatttatgagaacaaatctcatccctccaaagTAGCTAAATCCTAACCCTTCCTTTTACTTTATGAGGATTAGATCTCATCCTTCTAAAttagcacaatccatgtgcttataGGAGactaaatcctagccattggatttactttggagattaaatctccaccatatAGAGAAAGCATAATTCATGCCATCTTGGAGATTTTAATATAAGCCATTGGATTATCTTTCACCTTTCTCAAGATttgatcccaaccattggatccacttttgtcttttattccaaaaatgattttttcaagaattattttaattcttgacAATTTTTCACCCATCACTTGAGTGACCATTTTCACCCACTTTCCATTTAAAAtaaatctccacattttcaaacattaatggagactaatttttatttttttttttgattttcttattCCACCATAATCATTTCTCTTTTTAATGCATAAatgacaatttttattttttttgcattaatttaatctctccatttctCTTGGACGAAGGCTTGCCAAGTGTTACTCGTAGACACTAATCTTGGCTTCGAAATTTCAATCTCAACCATCTATGtgccacatttattcaccatcTTAGggaaaataaattacttttacTCACATAattgaattataattatttttttttctcttcaataaTTTAATTCCCTCGTAGAAAtatactccaaattaccaaaataccctcagTGAATTATCAATCTCATTTATCTCCACACAAATgcacaaatgagaataatttaCAACTATACCCCAATTCTAAAGAGGAATTATTTTTCAAGCCACCAAAATACCCCTAATAGGATTCACTATCCCAATCTACCAAAATGCCCCTGTCGTAGAACACTattatttccattttttcactttctttccaagggtatgttttaaaaaatttctaacatCCTTCATTATTTTATAACACCAATGACACAGGGTGTTACTATGTTCTATTTATTACCATATTCTATAATTTTGTTAGGTATATTTGAAGTGATATTAGTGATATATTATGTTACTAAATGCATATCtaataaaaatttctttaaggagtcCGTCCGATCCTTGACATTTGACAGTACTACCCACCACCGATAAAACCCTGGGATAGGAACAAATGGAACCTAAacttatatatatgaatatatatatttatatatatatgaagggcCTATATATTATAGCCTGTTCTGTTGAATTCATTccgtttttgtttttggtttcgtttttttgtttttggctgGGTTTTCATTTGAGTTTAATGATATATAACTCTGCCGGGTACTTCccaaacatatatatgtgtgtgtgtgtataaagcTCAAGTACCCGGCTCCTGGAGCTCCAGAATTGGCAGAGAGGGTGAAGGAAATACTAAATGCAAGTGGGTTGGTGCGGGTGGATGTGGACAAGAAGCGAGGGCTTGACCATGGCGCTTGGGTTCCACTGATGCTTATGTATCCAGGGGCAGATATTCCAGTATGCCAGCTCTCCATTCAGACCCACAAAGACGCCACTTACCATTACAATCTGGGCAGAGCCTTGGCCCCTCTCAAGGATGAAGGCGTCCTCATTCTTGGTTCTGGGGCTACCACTCACAACCTCAGTAAGCTCCGCGCTTCCAGGGGTCATGTCTCATCTGTTGTTGATTCCTGGGCTTTGGATTTCGACTCCTGGCTCAAAGATGCCCTTCTCTCTGGAAGGTATTGCTACGCATACACAACTCCTCATTGTTTCCTCCTCCCTATCTTTAATCATCTTCAAGTTAATTTGCCTCTATTttcttagaattatttttttattttataattatatacaaaattaaaagttaataataGTTTGAcccattacaaaaataaaaatctttaatTCACCCCACTATTTAGAAGATTATAAACTATCGACATCCGGTAAGTATACAAAAATCTACGCACAATCTTGCTTTTAGATTGTTATAAAGTTAGAATAGgcgaaaaaaattatttgattcttCTTGTATTTACCTTTAAAGTTGAATTTATTTGGCAATgctaataataatttcattatatAACCTTTTCTATATGAAAACTCATGGTCAAGAATTATTTGAATGTAATATTTGTACTATTACACTCAAActcatatttatataaatactgtttaaaaaataaaaaataaattttaattgttaaatttatttatttatttttaatttacacgtACATCATTTATGTAGAGAGTTCAgttatctaattattttatctctttGCAGGTTTGAGGATGTGAACGAGTATGAAGAGAAGGCACCATATGGAAAAGTGGCCCACCCGAGGCCTGACCATTTCTACCCATTGCATGTGGCCATGGGTGCCGCCGGCCAAAATGCCAAAGCTGAACTTGTCCACCAGAGCTGGGGCTTGGGCACACTTTCTTATTCCTCTTACAAGTTCACCGCAACCTAATTCACTATCTAAATACAAACTGTTCCAAATTACTGGATCTCTGCATCAACTTCTTTGGTTTGCTTTATGTTTGATGTTCGAACTTGATCAATTTGAGTTCATATCCAAATATCACTTTGGTTTGCTTTTGCTTTCTTCAGTGTAGATGGGAGTCGATTATATTACTTATTATTATGATAGCTAGTGCTTAGAATTTTAAGAAAGTTGGGTATTTGTTGGTGCCTAACTTGAGTCTTTGGTGAGGAGTCAAGGGAGTGGAGTAGTCTTGTTGgccaaatcactataaatttgtGGTGTGTTGCTTtgtttattttcctttattttagcagtgtttttccttttctataaaatttgaaatcagtTTTTATACTTCAGCAAAAAccttttaaaacttaaaaagaaaaagttttctTGTATTGACTTTATCTTACATTTATTTCACATTATTTTCTGacaagaatttatttaaaacattAGTATTCATAATTTGAAAAAGGCCAAATTATTTTACTCAAAATCTctttaaaatcaagaaaaatttttgaaaacctaatttaccccctcttgggtgtctATCATTTCATACAAAACATTTGTATcatcaattatttataaaaaaaatccttttttgTTTCATTGTGAACATTATGTTTTGGTAAAACATCCTCCTCCTCACCCTTATAAACGATTTACTCATTTTTATCTTATACATAGTGATGTATGTGGATTGTCTAGAGTACCTAATTTAATCAGAGGATGATGGTTCGTCACTTTTATAGATGACTATGCTCGAGTTTGTTGTACTTAATGAAAGAAAAGTCCTATGTGAATGTCATTTTCAAACAATTCCATAGATTCATTACCAATGTTTTTTAGTCCTCAATTCATATTCTATGAACATATTAGGAAGGGATTATTTTTTTCACGAGGTAAACTAATACCTTGAAGAGCATGGTATATTTTACCAAAGCTCTTGTGCATACACCCCCAACAAAATAACATTGCAAAAAGGAACAATTGACACTTGAAGTTGCAAAGGCCATTACGTTTACAAGTAATGTCCCACATTCTTTTTCTGGTGAAGCCATTCTTATTTCTGCCTATCTTATTAATTGGCTTCCATCAAAAGTTTTGCAATATCGTACTCTTATTAGCAAGCTGTTATCTGCATCTCCCTCATCTAGAGTTCATAATTCCCATCCAATTCAGGTGTTTGGTTGCATAGTGTTTGTTCATACTATCCACTCTACTCAGTGTATGTTTGATCTTAAGACACTTAAATGTGTccttcaaaatgatttttttgtttcatgtgaTGTTTCATTTGACAAACATCAAACCTTTTATCCTAAGGTTTTTTTCCAGTGGGAGCATGATAATCAAGGAGATAAACATTGGGATCCAATTATTCTTGTACCCATAGCCTTATCAAAATTGCCTCCAATCGAGCCTAGCCATTACCACTCCCTCCACTACTTAACTCAAGTTCGAAGTCAAGGGGGAGAGTTATACACAAACCAAAACCATTCCTGGTATACTTTAGGAGACTGTAACACTCTGCCTCGTCGGGTGTGCCATTATAAGGGATTTACCGAGATTTTTTTTCCCGCCATACATAAGTTCAACACATACGGTGtttcaaagaacaatcttcacatacTCACAAAAATCCTAGAACCCCAATCTTGCCTACTTAACTAACAAGTTCAATAGACTTAAGCCAAATAAGGCATATCATTACACAGCGGAGATAACAAGATCTAAATATCATAGATTTCCACAATCGTTCAAACATATTgacttttaaatcaaataaggattacatgacttgataaatataaatagtaacTATCATGCTTGCTCTCCGACGATCCTCAAATGGCCATGCCTTATCCCCTGCTGCAATCCCTATTTGGAatatttgaatgttctaggggcacaATCTCGATTAGATGttgaaacatctaagtgatggcacaAAATAGATTTATAGAATGCATGTATGAACATGAGCATGGAACATACAAATAAACATATTAACCTAGAGAAAACACCTCAGGATAATAAATCCCTGGGGTGTATATCGGCGGTCACCCGTGGAAACCCATTCCATAGCTCTAGCGGGATTAACGTAGCGATATCCTCAGGTAGACCCTATCCCATTTCACCGAACATTATGATAATGATGCAGTCCCAACATATCAATGCCATGAAAACCACACGCTATGCTtttttatgaaacatacttagTTGATGCATTATgtacataatataatatgctgttgaatcaattaatttgatgaaGCACTCACAAAGCATAATTCAAGGTTTGGAGGGTAAAATCGCTCACTAACCAACCACGAGCCACAGGTTTGAAGGGTAAAACCAGTCACTAACCAACTATGAGTCaccaaaatcatttataataaACCAAAACCAAGTGCTGGattgaaccactcaccttaacaCGATTTATGCTAAAATCTCGAAACATGTGCTGATTCTAAATGTCGTGCAATCCTCTATCTTGACGGCCAAATCACCTCCCGACCAACGTTGTATCcaaggaaatcaatatttctttattctgccattttctcttatttttctctaatttccttaaactcttatttcttcaaaaattacacaataaatatctatcttctattttctttaaatattttcccatagatatttataaaataattttctaaatattataattaatttcagGAAAAACCTGTACCTCACGTGCCAAGCGCGTGGACTGAGGGTGAAGTCCACGCATGCAGCACGTGCGGGCTGTCTTTTCTGGCTCTAGCTACCGGCGACAACTCCAATGATCGATTTAAACCTACTACCTTGAAGAGCTTCACATGTAAATCCTAGGGGTACCTCTAGATGCCTGAAATGTTCACCGAAGAAACCCCAAAAGCCCAATTGTAGGTCTCGGTTCTGGCGAAGCCACTGAAACCTCTTTAAACCTATACCAAACACTTCCAAACATTAGTTCCAAATGATGGCAAACAAATCCCAAgaagggggggtgaattgggattagggtaaATTTTTTGATAGTTTAAAAACCTATTGATTGCAgaacactatgtttcaaaatatcaaagagtttgtttcgaaatcaacctttctgttaagtatgtttcgaaatcaacatttttgttaagtatgtttcgaaaccttgttATCTGTTTTGCTCATTTTAAAACTTTTGGCTTTTGAAAacgtttcttttgaaagcatgaacaatgaAAATAGGCAAGTAAAATAGTACAGGAAatgcacacgagatttatagtggttcggcaccccgcctagtccactacctttaagcttacccacttgaaggattttcaaacacaatcacttttgctagtgatcaaccacaataagggttttaccacgattCACCTTAAAATCTTGTACACAATGAGTTCTTATGGTTCAGCTCAAACCTTACAATCgataataagataaataaaacttatcttttataacCCAACATATTTAATGTAATGAaataccttaccaaatggttCTACAAACCTCTTGGTATAAGGTGAGGAGAGCTTAGAATAATAAAACGTCAGTTTCAGTTTGCTTCtctttttcacatcacaatgcacatcaaGGATTGAGTGAATGGATCTTCTCTACGAGCTTTTCGAAAGGGTTTTGTTCACTTGTGGTTGTGTATGTATCAATGTCACTTGAATGTGTATTCTCGTGTATGTGCTTGTAAGTAgtacttcttgtcttcaaagaactgatatatatactaagaaatagaattttggctaattataactgTTAGAGACAAGTTattaaagtaggtttcgaaacacaccttattggtgtgtttcgaaacaacattcttttacactaaggtttcgaaacatacatcacatgtttcaaaacatccagCCTTTACAGCTGGTTATGCACTTAGAGACAGAATGAGTAGGAGACAAAGATTTATACTtaatatgattttgttttattctccactttcaatcttttgaaattgaaacaacaaagcaTGGGGATTAAATCAAAAGTGAACTTTTAAACAACTTTTGgatgaaaagaaattaaaaggcaAAAGCATGTTGGTTTTACAAATATTCTGCTGTCAGAgacagatgtttcgaaacatgatatgaaggtttcgaaacatactttaaAAACATATGCAACTCAGATTTTAAATACTCTGCTGACATAATtgacagaggtttcgaaacatactatataggtttcaaaatatagcataCAAACTTAACAAACATTGAAaccttttcaaaaaatatttcgaAACAAGTATAAAAACGTGGCAGaatgatgtttcaaaacatacaaactcagtttcgaaacatgatgcatgaattttaaatttttcaaacattttgaaCATTCGCACCAAACACTATTcatgcatgttttgaaatacgaaaactttattttgaaatatgagattcacataaagatttttcattctaagataggttttttatcaaaaatattttcttatatatcaaaaaatatgatacaacaccaaactctctagaaaaactctataaatcacaaggaacaaaagccccttattaagAACGTTTGATTCTCACTAAAACAACAcaacaaaaatttgaataaaaccCTCGGCCCtaaaccctctatttatagccaactTTCGGTCACTAACCTCCAAATCTCAAGCTTACTCACCCCCTAAGGTTTAGATCTAGCCACTAAGTGGCTCAAGTAACCCTAAATGATGAGAAAAATGCCACATTCTGCTGGCCAAATTTTTTGACATTAAATTCGGGTAAAACATGGTCAATTTTAGCTAATGGCTACCACAGGTCGAACCATCATGACTTGGGGCATTCTTTAGATCCCTTGGGCGACCTTCTGAAGGCCATAGGTGGCTGGTCGGCGGTCTATGGGTGGCTGGCCGAAAAATGATAGGTTTCCCACCTAACTTTTATTATTTACACTTCAgcccccaaattaatttctaaacacAGTTTGAACCTTTCCACAAAGCCTTTGAGAATTCCAACACTTCCATCAAGCCCCATAAGTTCCAAACTCCTCATATCAACCCTAAAACTTTGGGAAAAACCTATTTTTGACCTCTCTCTaccaaaatttcaaaacctaCACTTAGGCTTGACTGCACAAAAATCGCATTTGACCCTTATTTTGAGAATCTCTTGGGTTTAcaagtgtaacgccccatttttttcaaatatataatgaagCTAAATACTAGCTAATATTCCACttgggcgttatggaaatccttaccaacggaaggAAAGGGCCAAACTTGATAGCTAGCAAAGCTAGATAAAAAGGATTCCCAATAATAAAACCTATAATATGAGTACACCATAACAGGTGACTtccaaaattaatcaaatatctCTTATCACGATCACAGCACATAGTAATCACGACTTACAATTTTAACAGTATAATAAGTAAATCCAAGCTTTACGtaacccctgtttatacaaATGCAATACACAACTCTGAAAATAAACCCAAAGATTACATAGCACATGAGTAACAAgaagttaaactaaacttcAGCCTCCTCGTAACCCTTTTCTCTTATCTCTGGGTACCTGACATGCTGAGATACTTGGGACGTTGAATATCCCAGgagtatgaaacacccgagttagattattacatcatctaagtgagtgatATAGGGAgagaaactatgcatgcaagagcaatatgtagCTTTGTCAGGAGACATGCAAAAATAAGAACGAAATCTCCCAAAATCACGGCTCACCACAAGAGCACGAGGTCtaggctcaccgcaagagcatgagatccCCTGTGATATCCCCTGTGAtatcccaacaactagccacaaatacaaatatcgAGATGCATATAAAATAGGCAAGATTTTCTCGAGTGCAATAAAGCATGAGATGTAacctctcggcccccttacacaggcatgAGATATCCTCTttacttgccatgtatgaacccctcggcccccttacacagtgTAACAACCCGCTCCC from Diospyros lotus cultivar Yz01 chromosome 6, ASM1463336v1, whole genome shotgun sequence encodes:
- the LOC127803400 gene encoding 4,5-DOPA dioxygenase extradiol-like, which produces MQVGEMGRLEIKETFFISHGSPTLSIDESLPARRFLKSFREKVYGSAAPTAILIISGHWETSHPAVTAVSGPSPTIYDFYGFPAEMYQLKYPAPGAPELAERVKEILNASGLVRVDVDKKRGLDHGAWVPLMLMYPGADIPVCQLSIQTHKDATYHYNLGRALAPLKDEGVLILGSGATTHNLSKLRASRGHVSSVVDSWALDFDSWLKDALLSGRFEDVNEYEEKAPYGKVAHPRPDHFYPLHVAMGAAGQNAKAELVHQSWGLGTLSYSSYKFTAT